The following are encoded in a window of Phaseolus vulgaris cultivar G19833 chromosome 3, P. vulgaris v2.0, whole genome shotgun sequence genomic DNA:
- the LOC137806707 gene encoding uncharacterized protein: MASEAPSWADQWGAGGIGAMEDDETRSQKETGKNKNSGSKGGFTKVKATASNCVKWFKGLCKRKSTSQ; the protein is encoded by the coding sequence ATGGCAAGCGAGGCTCCGAGTTGGGCTGATCAATGGGGTGCTGGTGGCATTGGTGCCATGGAAGATGATGAGACAAGATCTCAAAAGGAAACAGGCAAGAACAAGAATTCAGGTTCTAAAGGTGGTTTCACCAAAGTCAAAGCAACAGCCTCAAATTGTGTCAAATGGTTCAAAGGCCTGTGCAAAAGAAAGAGTACATCCCAGTAA
- the LOC137806705 gene encoding autophagy-related protein 8C-like — protein MAKISFKLEHPLERRQAESTRIRDKYPDRIPVIVERAERTDIPDIDKKKYLVPADLTVGQFVYVVRKRIKVSAEKAIFVFINNTLPPTAALMSSIYEENKDDDGFLYMTYSGENTFGSH, from the exons ATGGCCAAAATCTCCTTCAAGCTTGAGCATCCCTTAG AAAGAAGGCAGGCTGAGTCTACTCGCATTAGAGACAAGTATCCTGATAGAATACCG GTGATTGTTGAGAGAGCCGAAAGAACTGACATTCCAGACATTGATAAGAAGAA GTACCTTGTCCCAGCGGATTTGACTGTTGGTCAGTTTGTTTATGTTGTCCGAAAAAGGATCAAGGTCAGTGCGGAGAaagctatttttgtttttatcaataACACTTTACCTCCAACTG CCGCATTGATGTCTTCCATTTATGAGGAAAATAAGGACGATGATGGCTTTCTTTACATGACTTACAGCGGGGAGAACACTTTCGGTTCCcactaa